One Exiguobacterium sp. BMC-KP genomic window, TCTATGCAGCAACCTGGTCTTGTCGTTCGGCGACAGCTGAATACGAGATTAAGTTTTTACTTGGGAACTATCAAATGGCGATTCGGAAAGTGAGGTAATGGTCGTGAACTTTACGCAAGAAGATGGATTTTCTTTGCTTGAGACGATTCTTTCCATCGTTGCAATCGGTACCTTCTTGATGGTAGCGATTGACCCTTATCTCGATTTACGAGCAAAACAGATGAAATGGGAACGCGAGACGGAGCAACTGGAACAGATGGCAACGGATCAAGTCGAAAATCGATCCGTGTCATATGTTCTGAAGCAAGGAGCGTGGTGTAATGAAACGATGTGTCTTGCGAGCGGAATCCGGAATGACCCTCCTCGAATTGTCATTCGTCCTCTGGCTCAGTCCACTTCTTCTGTTAGCGATTTTGACGTTGACACCACTCGTCCGTCCGCCGGAAGTCAATCGGATGAATGAAGAATTGTTCTTTCATACAGTAGAACGACTGATGTGGCGAAGTACGATGTGTGAGCGCGTTGGAGACGAAATCCGCGGGATGGACGTCAATCCAGGAGAGGCAGCTGAAAAATGGCGTCTCGTTCGCGTACAAGATCAATTACGCCTCAAGAAAGAACAGGGAGGTGAACTGACATACGCCCGCGACGTCAAACACTACATGGTGACAGGAAATGCCGAGATCATCTCGATTCAGTTAAACGACAACAGACGTTCTTTCCGGTGCGTCAAGAAGGATTCATCTTAATTCAAACCTTATTGTTGCTTTTAGGAATGGGTATCGTGATCTTGATTTCTTGTCAGCAGATCGATGAAGAGATACGTCACCATCAGTTAGAACAAGAAGCACTCCAACTTGAGTCACTCGTTCGTGCAGCGAAAGTAGATTGTACGAAGGAGG contains:
- a CDS encoding type II secretion system protein gives rise to the protein MNFTQEDGFSLLETILSIVAIGTFLMVAIDPYLDLRAKQMKWERETEQLEQMATDQVENRSVSYVLKQGAWCNETMCLASGIRNDPPRIVIRPLAQSTSSVSDFDVDTTRPSAGSQSDE